A portion of the Fulvia fulva chromosome 1, complete sequence genome contains these proteins:
- a CDS encoding Malonate--CoA ligase ACSF3, mitochondrial, whose amino-acid sequence MPPTFPSIAALFRQLERKTVNSSSTYTPDARTAHSDWDSKNIFSDVLPLSTIMRSPCTTADPGDRTQHVPPHTGDNVFPCHPLFNRLVRFAHADPPRTCIRDVNTGVEATHLQLLSDVLAFRSRVWSNLSSPTRQALTNREEVYIAILAGGGYEFAVAILAALALGSAVVPMTTALPPEEALYFAQKSRAAALLVSSDALRLGLSLEKLVKDRDASSLFICIPVAPSLQTPPLRPSQIIVSSDRFLDDNAPGVVIFTSGTTGPPKGAVMRRAFVHDEAMSVVDHYGITSNDVCLHLLPVHHATGIGMMFFPWLISGALMEFRSGSFDSKWTWERLRKGGVTFFSGVPTIYMRMMRYFQQHISSKPDAQNYVDGARSLRACICGTSALPKPIADFWRGLLGKNILLRYGMTETGAVFRVRIADKSVPDGSVGNLLPGCEVQLSEGDQGEVLAKSPGMFSKFLFDPEATAVSHTEDGFYRTGDIARKEGDYYFIMGRASVDIIKSGGYKISALDIEREILALPYVAEVMIVGVPDDEYGERVAAALCLKHEGDLPVAEKKFALRDLSIQKLRQDLRDRLAGYKMPTVLRVIPGELPKSGTGKIVKKTLGPQFFPPDQYTNVSEVQVWEKAKAKL is encoded by the exons ATGCCACCGACGTTCCCGAGCATAGCTGCCCTATTTCGTCAACTGGAGAGAAAAACAGTAAACTCGTCCTCGACTTACACTCCAGACGCAAGAACCGCACACAGCGATTGGGATTCCAAGAACATCTTCTCAGATGTATTGCCACTGTCAACCATCATGAGATCGCCATGCACTACAGCCGACCCAGGCGATCGAACACAACACGTACCACCACACACAGGCGACAATGTCTTTCCTTGCCATCCTCTCTTCAATCGCCTTGTCCGCTTCGCACATGCAGATCCACCGCGGACCTGCATTCGAGATGTCAACACAGGCGTCGAAGCAACTCATCTCCAGCTCCTGAGCGATGTCTTGGCCTTTCGGTCTCGAGTCTGGTCGAACCTAAGTTCTCCAACTAGACAAGCTCTGACTAACCGCGAGGAAGTCTACATCGCGATTTTGGCTGGAGGTGGATATGAGTTCGCCGTTGCGATCCTGGCGGCGTTGGCATTGGGATCAGCAGTAGTGCCCATGACCACCGCGCTTCCGCCCGAGGAAGCACTTTACTTTGCGCAAAAGTCCCGCGCGGCTGCGCTCTTAGTATCTTCAGACGCGTTACGACTTGGTCTGTCGCTAGAAAAGCTGGTCAAGGACCGCGACGCAAGCTCGCTTTTCATCTGCATACCGGTAGCGCCTTCCCTGCAAACGCCACCTCTGCGACCATCGCAGATTATCGTCTCCTCGGATCGGTTTCTCGATGATAACGCGCCGGGTGTGGTGATCTTCACCTCAGGCACGACCGGCCCACCAAAGGGTGCCGTGATGCGGCGAGCCTTCGTCCACGATGAAGCGATGAGTGTGGTCGACCATTACGGCATAACCTCCAACGATGTGTGTCTTCACCTCTTGCCCGTGCACCACGCGACCGGAATTGGGATGATGTTCTTTCCTTGGCTGATCTCTGGGGCCTTGATGGAGTTCCGAAGTGGTAGCTTCGATTCCAAGTGGACGTGGGAACGATTGCGCAAAGGAGGAGTGACATTCTTCTCAGGAGTACCGACAATATACATGCGTATGATGCGATACTTCCAGCAGCACATTTCGTCGAAGCCGGATGCGCAAAATTATGTTGACGGAGCGAGGAGTCTCAGAGCGTGTATCTGCGGAACATCGGCACTTCCCAAACCTATCGCAGACTTCTGGCGAGGGCTTCTCGGCAAGAATATTCTTCTCAGATATGGCATGACCGAAACCGGTGCTGTCTTCAGAGTCCGCATAGCAGACAAAAGCGTACCCGATGGCTCAGTAGGTAATTTGTTGCCCGGTTGTGAAGTCCAACTATCGGAGGGGGACCAAGGGGAAGTGCTTGCCAAGTCGCCAGGGATGTTCTCGAAATTCTTGTTTGATCCCGAAGCGACCGCTGTTTCGCATACTGAAGATGGGTTCTACAG GACGGGTGACATCGCTCGAAAAGAAGGCGATTACTACTTTATCATGGGAAGAGCGAGTGTCGACATAATCAAGTCCGGAGGGTACAAGATCAGTGCTCTCGACATCGAGCGTGAGATACTCGCCTTGCCCTACGTCGCCGAAGTCATGATCGTAGGAGTTCCCGACGATGAGTATGGCGAGCGGGTAGCTGCAGCCCTTTGCCTGAAGCACGAAGGCGATCTGCCTGTAGCAGAGAAGAAGTTTGCGCTGCGAGATCTCAGCATACAGAAGCTTCGGCAAGACCTTCGCGACCGGTTAGCAGGCTATAAGATGCCCACTGTCTTGCGCGTCATACCTGGCGAGTTGCCGAAGTCCGGGACTGGAAAGATTGTGAAGAAGACCTTGGGACCGCAGTTCTTTCCTCCAGACCAGTATACGAACGTGTCAGAAGTTCAAGTCTGGGAAAAGGCCAAGGCAAAGCTATGA
- a CDS encoding Peroxisomal acyl-coenzyme A oxidase 1, whose protein sequence is MPDFSDNLKPASPTGPEILSKERGQSDVPVDELSQHLLSRNDFLSRQRRILPIIEKDPLFRKEKQLNLARPERYQLGLARAKKLRRYMDQHAWDEEDFKMAEYLCDDVSPFMVHEAMFPTTIREQGSEEQRKHWLPRIERWEVIGCYAQTELGHGSNVKGLECRATWDPKAGEFVIHSPTLTASKWWNGSMGRTANHAIVVAQLHVPKSRESTELINHGPHTFIVQIRDMKTHQPLEGIVVGDIGPKYGYASMDNGYLLLNNIRVPHSAMLSNYSRIDPNNCTYTKPANPAVVYGSLTAVRASIIMHARLIIARAVTIAVRYATIRKQFQDRDSSDKFAPEMSVLDYPTVQIRILPLLATAYALHYTGEAMHNLYSSTRAEIDKGDFSKLAILHAQSSGLKSLCTELAANSIETCRRAMGGHGFMASSGFIQLNNDYLSKPTVEGDNWMITQQTARYLIKHMQAAVASKGEAQDDFEQICRDWLKNEKGSKPSPYRIFDSDEQLMNAFHRRSRDITYRAYVDRFEKKRSWNSMLLQLRKASVAESQSILVTNFHEAMSRSNLSSTLRSHLQLQFRLFAYFTMDNEARDFAKANAVCDEDLDELTARIQDLMAQIRPHAVRLVDAWSIPDFLLDSALGRSDGKVYEDLFNRAHRLNPLNEITFNSYYKDEEIVRGGGLGIKDILAKL, encoded by the coding sequence ATGCCGGACTTCTCAGATAATCTGAAGCCGGCCTCGCCAACAGGGCCGGAAATACTGTCAAAAGAAAGAGGGCAGTCAGATGTACCGGTTGACGAGCTGTCGCAACACCTTCTCTCCAGAAATGACTTCCTCTCCAGGCAACGGCGGATTCTGCCAATAATCGAGAAAGATCCATTGTTCCGGAAGGAGAAGCAGCTGAACCTGGCAAGACCAGAACGCTACCAGCTAGGCCTGGCACGAGCCAAGAAACTCCGAAGGTACATGGACCAACATGCCTGGGACGAGGAAGACTTTAAGATGGCAGAGTACCTGTGCGACGATGTTAGTCCTTTCATGGTCCACGAGGCGATGTTCCCGACCACCATTCGAGAGCAGGGCAGCGAGGAGCAAAGAAAGCACTGGTTGCCTCGAATCGAACGGTGGGAGGTCATAGGGTGTTATGCGCAAACAGAGCTGGGCCATGGCAGCAATGTCAAAGGCTTGGAGTGTCGAGCGACGTGGGATCCCAAAGCTGGAGAATTCGTCATTCACAGCCCAACACTAACGGCCAGCAAATGGTGGAATGGTAGCATGGGACGTACTGCGAATCATGCTATTGTTGTTGCACAGCTCCATGTGCCCAAGTCGAGAGAGTCAACGGAGTTAATCAACCACGGGCCACATACATTCATCGTTCAGATCAGAGATATGAAGACACACCAACCTCTGGAAGGCATCGTTGTTGGAGACATTGGCCCGAAGTACGGCTACGCTTCAATGGATAACGGGTACCTCTTACTTAACAACATCCGGGTACCGCACTCTGCTATGCTGTCGAATTACTCGAGGATAGACCCAAACAACTGTACCTATACGAAGCCTGCCAACCCAGCTGTTGTATACGGCAGTCTGACGGCAGTACGAGCCAGCATCATCATGCATGCGAGGCTGATTATCGCCCGAGCTGTAACGATCGCTGTTCGATATGCTACGATCAGAAAGCAATTCCAGGACCGTGACAGCAGCGACAAATTTGCCCCAGAGATGTCCGTGCTAGACTACCCAACAGTGCAGATCCGCATCCTACCACTCCTGGCCACAGCATACGCACTACACTATACTGGCGAGGCTATGCACAATTTGTACTCCAGCACCAGAGCCGAGATCGACAAGGGAGATTTCAGCAAACTCGCAATACTACATGCTCAGTCGTCTGGTCTCAAGAGCCTGTGCACCGAGTTGGCAGCCAACAGTATCGAAACCTGTCGAAGGGCCATGGGTGGTCATGGCTTCATGGCATCGAGTGGCTTTATTCAGCTTAACAATGACTATCTGTCCAAGCCCACAGTCGAAGGAGACAACTGGATGATCACGCAGCAGACTGCACGATATCTTATCAAACATATGCAAGCAGCTGTGGCATCGAAGGGCGAAGCACAGGACGACTTCGAGCAGATCTGCCGAGACTGGCTGAAGAATGAGAAGGGCTCGAAGCCATCACCATACCGCATCTTCGACAGTGATGAGCAGCTCATGAATGCCTTCCATCGCAGGTCACGAGACATCACGTATCGTGCATACGTTGATCGGTTTGAGAAGAAGCGTAGCTGGAACAGCATGCTCCTTCAACTTCGAAAAGCCAGCGTGGCTGAGTCACAGTCGATACTGGTGACAAACTTCCACGAAGCTATGTCGCGTTCCAACCTCTCATCAACACTGAGATCGCACCTCCAGCTCCAATTCCGCCTGTTCGCTTACTTCACCATGGACAACGAGGCTCGTGACTTTGCCAAGGCGAACGCTGTTTGTGACGAGGACCTGGACGAGCTGACTGCAAGGATCCAGGATCTCATGGCTCAGATCAGGCCTCATGCTGTGAGGCTCGTCGATGCGTGGAGTATACCTGACTTCCTTCTGGACAGTGCTCTGGGAAGATCGGACGGTAAGGTGTATGAAGATCTGTTCAACAGGGCCCATAGACTGAACCCGCTGAACGAGATTACGTTCAACTCGTATTACAAAGATGAGGAGATCGTCAGAGGTGGCGGACTGGGCATCAAGGACATACTAGCCAAGCTATAG
- a CDS encoding Enoyl-CoA delta isomerase 3: MSKSIIDEPDLALDQYDNIFILTMRKAPENRINSAYAQKLIAAYNKVHKILGDDAEGAVITKGNDAKFWCTGLELDEADNNPYANSEGFYPLLATLVDFPFPTIALITGHTFGGAGPFALSHDYRIMNSKRGFISMPPVNLGLHFPGIGALPRLKLQPQVARKMLLEAHRWTGEQALKDGIVDEIAEPERMFDVAMAKAKQVAPKSKMGVWSLLRNELYGDAGRHFREISYIHGSMVGSAAKAKI; encoded by the exons ATGTCTAAGTCCATCATTGACGAGCCAGATCTGGCGCTAGACCAATATGACAACATCTTCATCCTGACCATGCGAAAAGCACCAGAGAACAGAATCAACAGCGCCTATGCCCAGAAACTAATCGCAGCATACAACAAAGTCCACAAGATCCTCGGAGACGATGCAGAAGGGGCTGTCATCACAAAGGGCAACGATGCCAAATTCTGGTGTACA GGCCTCGAACTAGACGAAGCCGACAACAATCCTTACGCCAATTCCGAGGGCTTCTATCCCCTCCTGGCCACCCTAGTCGACTTTCCCTTCCCCACCATCGCTCTCATCACCGGCCACACCTTCGGCGGTGCAGGACCATTCGCTCTCTCCCACGACTACCGCATTATGAACTCCAAACGGGGCTTCATCTCCATGCCCCCTGTAAATCTAGGCCTTCACTTCCCCGGGATTGGCGCTCTACCACGCCTGAAGTTGCAACCACAAGTGGCACGGAAGATGTTATTGGAAGCGCACCGCTGGACCGGCGAGCAGGCTTTAAAGGACGGGATTGTGGATGAGATTGCGGAGCCGGAGAGAATGTTCGATGTGGCGATGGCGAAGGCGAAGCAGGTGGCGCCAAAGTCGAAGATGGGGGTTTGGAGTCTTTTGAGGAATGAATTGTATGGAGATGCGGGGAGGCATTTCCGGGAGATCAGTTATATCCATGGGAGCATGGTTGGATCAGCGGCGAAGGCGAAGATATGA
- a CDS encoding Cytochrome P450 monooxygenase virE, with amino-acid sequence MLVTLFILLVLVTVALLPRSTRILSPPAGTRLPGPPGLPFIGNVLDITSKCVWTKFHEWAEKYGPIYQVNLGGTNHVWLTRDHVAQELLSKRSAIYSGRPLIPALEQDNRTSDKYVPLMSPNSTWSRQRKFGKQILDQSQKADFFGYPELETVGLLHELMTEPTKYDE; translated from the coding sequence ATGCTTGTCACACTGTTCATTCTGCTCGTGCTCGTCACCGTCGCTCTCCTTCCACGCAGTACGAGGATATTGTCGCCTCCGGCGGGAACCAGATTGCCTGGGCCACCAGGGCTCCCATTCATCGGCAATGTCCTCGACATCACCTCGAAATGTGTCTGGACGAAGTTCCATGAGTGGGCAGAGAAGTACGGGCCAATATACCAAGTCAATCTGGGAGGGACGAACCACGTTTGGTTGACTCGCGATCATGTTGCTCAAGAGCTGTTGTCGAAACGCAGCGCAATCTACTCTGGACGACCTCTCATACCAGCTTTGGAGCAGGACAATCGGACCAGCGACAAGTACGTTCCGTTGATGTCTCCGAACTCTACCTGGTCCCGTCAACGCAAGTTCGGCAAGCAGATCTTGGATCAGTCGCAAAAGGCTGACTTCTTCGGATACCCTGAGCTGGAGACTGTTGGTCTTCTACATGAGCTGATGACTGAGCCCACAAAGTACGACGAATAG
- a CDS encoding Cytochrome P450 monooxygenase psoD, which produces MRQNNRSRPTPTPLRLTPSWTKTFLENQTSLGFSNRLEGAHAIGMHGIAGALTIAAPMQSFCLAMTHHAQFQHILHEEIDRVVGDSMPTLADVPNMPVLRAFIRETLRWRPLIPTGIPHALEDDDVYEGYHIPKGTVVHPLEWSISRDPKVFPQPEEWNPMRWLEEQYPTYRKPLTTHPTITQ; this is translated from the coding sequence ATGAGGCAGAACAATCGATCGAGACCAACCCCGACTCCACTTCGTCTAACCCCATCCTGGACCAAGACGTTCCTCGAGAACCAAACGAGCCTAGGTTTTTCCAACCGTCTCGAAGGCGCCCATGCCATCGGTATGCACGGCATAGCCGGCGCCCTCACCATCGCCGCACCAATGCAGAGTTTCTGTCTCGCGATGACCCACCATGCACAGTTTCAACACATCCTTCACGAAGAGATCGACCGCGTTGTTGGGGATAGTATGCCGACGCTCGCTGATGTGCCCAACATGCCAGTCCTCCGCGCCTTTATTCGTGAGACACTTCGATGGAGACCTCTTATACCAACTGGGATCCCTCATGCATTGGAAGATGATGATGTGTATGAGGGGTACCATATACCAAAAGGAACCGTGGTTCATCCTCTGGAGTGGTCAATCTCCAGAGATCCGAAGGTATTCCCACAGCCAGAAGAGTGGAATCCTATGAGGTGGTTAGAGGAGCAGTATCCAACTTATCGGAAACCTTTGACAACACATCCCACCATTACGCAGTAG